One region of Methanobrevibacter millerae genomic DNA includes:
- a CDS encoding 50S ribosomal protein L40e produces the protein MKDMIKGNLTPENKRIAANRNINIKICLRCKAHNSIGATKCRKCGYKRLRLKSNKLDVKQKG, from the coding sequence ATGAAGGATATGATTAAAGGAAATTTAACTCCTGAAAATAAAAGAATAGCAGCAAACAGAAACATCAATATTAAAATCTGTTTGAGATGTAAAGCTCATAACTCCATTGGCGCTACTAAATGCAGAAAATGCGGTTACAAACGTTTAAGATTAAAAAGCAACAAACTGGATGTTAAACAGAAAGGATAA
- a CDS encoding right-handed parallel beta-helix repeat-containing protein, which produces MDFQNRISNLFNGKKDFKYLDDLVNSGKDEVKLTSDICLSNAEESLYVEGIEIKNDVIIDGCGHMIDANEKSRIFKIENKRVTFKNINFKNGSFRSVGGDGMAFIELLAGGGAVYAFDSNLRFENCSFNNCLAHRGGAVSLSYCEASIDDCHFTKNIAKEWAGAVFDDDDSSLTVSNSTFNSNLAGKEADDIRAIESSLIVNDCNFLNAAANASIEAGTSGNAVLKDSTFNNADVVLNCLSVIKSCDFKNSQISGRFSEIYIPEGESYDFNVESDKIRYLTSDMGWVLELTEHELAREFLKYFPKFNGAEFSEQDRLHNEMIEFVDIWRKICSYDANFLMADVIVNVLDLDADDIEFDRIDKESAVDKGSFDELHGIFESVIEMHVDLGKNFKYLDDLIHSEKNIVLNSNVRLDDDEAGDYADGIKIDVDDLVLDGNNHYIDADNKASIFKIDGKNVLIKNVVFKNAFSNMGGAVSNIGEVTFENCKFMDNIASELGGAIANDEKMTIKGCEFTNNSSGGVGGAIAATYVSELLIEETKFTRNTVSSDVDCPGELLPEQAQGFGGAIYNNGKLDINNVQFVENSCDVSGGAMIILPDSKVKMDAVLFKDNHAKRDGGVVHTMGEIDIDNSEFITNHADNTAGVFDATESSKLMISNSKFEDNSASDGKIIVNKGKLDLIDSPLDEGDIVDESPSVNDDGNVLEGETEMFVIESNEESSESKFPEGYDDFARKFKDYFEEMLEEEDTKGNRLMMSLLFALWADKFPEDANLVGAALLMGSIYGDELVRVILEDFTQEEYRRRLTQYDPIDEELSSWFMAVALVGMIFANSKDDEDEEKLTSDEYAQHYIDFTNNFANADEEKDDVYDSIKDLVNEWRQNFPGDLNMSLAYITVNFPHLSEEKIIELLEGLKEQSPGDDDSYEKLYADCKCVLSLRNINLDDYLED; this is translated from the coding sequence ATGGATTTTCAAAACAGAATATCTAATTTGTTTAATGGAAAAAAAGATTTCAAATATCTGGATGATTTGGTTAATTCAGGTAAAGACGAGGTAAAATTAACTTCCGACATTTGTCTGTCCAATGCGGAAGAATCACTTTACGTTGAAGGTATTGAAATCAAAAATGATGTAATCATTGACGGATGCGGCCATATGATTGATGCCAATGAAAAGTCACGCATTTTCAAAATCGAAAATAAAAGGGTCACATTTAAAAACATTAATTTTAAAAACGGATCATTCAGGTCTGTTGGTGGTGATGGAATGGCTTTTATTGAGCTTTTGGCAGGCGGCGGAGCAGTTTATGCATTCGATTCAAATTTAAGGTTTGAAAACTGTTCATTCAATAATTGTCTGGCGCATCGCGGAGGGGCCGTTTCCCTCAGCTATTGTGAAGCAAGCATTGATGATTGTCATTTTACAAAAAACATCGCAAAGGAATGGGCCGGAGCAGTATTTGATGACGATGACAGTTCCCTGACAGTAAGCAATTCCACTTTCAATTCCAATCTTGCAGGCAAGGAAGCCGATGACATCAGGGCAATTGAAAGCTCATTGATTGTAAATGACTGTAACTTTTTAAATGCAGCTGCAAACGCTTCAATTGAGGCAGGAACAAGTGGAAATGCAGTTTTAAAGGATTCAACTTTCAATAATGCTGATGTCGTTTTAAACTGTTTGTCCGTAATCAAAAGCTGTGATTTTAAGAATTCACAGATTAGTGGACGCTTTTCAGAAATATACATCCCCGAAGGCGAAAGCTATGATTTCAATGTTGAAAGCGATAAGATCCGCTACCTGACAAGTGATATGGGTTGGGTGCTCGAGCTGACGGAACATGAATTGGCAAGGGAATTTCTTAAATACTTCCCTAAATTCAATGGGGCTGAATTCAGCGAGCAGGACAGATTGCATAACGAAATGATTGAATTTGTAGATATTTGGAGAAAAATCTGTTCATATGATGCAAATTTCCTTATGGCTGATGTTATTGTAAACGTTTTGGATTTGGATGCTGATGACATCGAGTTTGACCGCATAGATAAGGAAAGTGCGGTAGATAAAGGCTCATTTGATGAACTGCATGGCATTTTTGAATCCGTTATTGAAATGCATGTGGATTTAGGTAAAAATTTCAAATATCTGGATGATTTAATCCACTCGGAGAAGAATATTGTCTTAAATTCAAATGTTCGTCTTGATGATGACGAGGCAGGCGATTATGCCGATGGAATTAAAATAGATGTTGATGATCTGGTTTTAGATGGAAATAATCATTACATTGATGCCGATAATAAAGCTTCAATATTCAAAATCGACGGGAAAAATGTTTTAATTAAAAATGTGGTATTTAAAAATGCATTTTCAAACATGGGCGGTGCAGTATCAAACATCGGGGAGGTAACATTCGAAAATTGCAAATTTATGGATAATATTGCCTCTGAATTGGGAGGAGCAATTGCCAATGATGAAAAAATGACTATTAAAGGTTGTGAATTTACAAACAATTCTTCAGGTGGTGTCGGCGGCGCAATAGCTGCAACTTATGTATCTGAACTGCTGATTGAAGAGACTAAATTCACCAGAAATACTGTCAGTTCGGATGTCGATTGTCCGGGCGAGCTCCTGCCCGAGCAAGCTCAGGGATTTGGAGGAGCAATCTACAACAATGGAAAATTGGATATTAATAACGTTCAATTCGTTGAAAACAGCTGTGATGTAAGTGGCGGGGCAATGATTATCCTGCCGGACTCCAAAGTTAAAATGGATGCGGTACTGTTTAAGGACAATCACGCTAAACGCGATGGCGGTGTGGTTCATACGATGGGTGAAATTGATATAGATAATTCGGAATTTATCACTAACCATGCAGATAACACTGCAGGAGTATTTGATGCAACAGAATCCTCAAAACTAATGATTTCAAACTCCAAATTTGAAGACAACAGTGCCAGCGATGGAAAAATCATTGTCAATAAGGGAAAATTGGATTTAATCGACTCTCCACTCGATGAGGGAGATATTGTTGATGAATCACCATCAGTTAATGATGATGGCAATGTCCTTGAGGGTGAAACCGAGATGTTTGTAATAGAATCAAATGAGGAATCCTCTGAAAGTAAGTTTCCGGAAGGATATGATGATTTTGCAAGAAAGTTCAAGGATTACTTTGAAGAAATGCTGGAAGAAGAGGATACCAAGGGCAATCGCCTAATGATGTCATTGCTGTTTGCTTTATGGGCTGACAAATTCCCTGAAGATGCCAATTTGGTTGGTGCGGCATTGTTGATGGGGAGCATATATGGTGATGAACTTGTAAGAGTGATTCTGGAGGATTTCACGCAGGAGGAATACAGAAGGAGACTTACGCAATACGATCCGATTGACGAGGAATTGTCCTCATGGTTCATGGCGGTCGCATTGGTCGGCATGATTTTCGCAAATTCCAAGGATGATGAAGACGAAGAAAAATTGACTTCAGATGAATATGCCCAGCATTACATCGACTTTACAAATAATTTCGCAAATGCGGATGAAGAAAAAGATGACGTATACGATTCAATCAAGGATTTGGTAAATGAATGGAGGCAAAATTTTCCTGGCGATTTAAACATGTCCCTGGCGTATATCACCGTAAATTTCCCACATCTTTCAGAAGAAAAAATCATTGAGCTTTTGGAAGGCCTGAAAGAGCAATCTCCCGGTGATGATGATAGCTATGAAAAATTATATGCTGATTGTAAATGCGTATTGAGCCTTAGAAACATAAATTTGGATGATTATTTGGAGGATTAA
- a CDS encoding BspA family leucine-rich repeat surface protein: MSAKTHSKVYVEYLKNKYSTGDSNKYLKEFEKLNTTTDSIYDLGDLDVLIILKDGRNLTHWYDVKNKDDVIYVSENLSSYSDLSRKYSSFKSLKAIVTADVTSKVTDMEAMFHSCESLKAIHGLDKWDVSGVKSMRAMFLGCKSLEDFSGLMNWVVACVNNMEIMFNSCRSLSDISFLRNWDVSNVSDMNHMFFACWSLRDLSALKGWNVSGVKSSRWMFCGCRSLVDLNGLEKWTFATSNNDYGMFVGCRSLKDASAIDDWNVGYLSRRNFFDDCPNLKKVPKWFSR, from the coding sequence ATGTCTGCAAAAACACATTCTAAGGTTTATGTTGAATATTTAAAAAATAAATACAGCACTGGAGATTCAAATAAATATTTAAAGGAATTCGAAAAATTAAACACAACCACAGACAGCATTTACGATCTGGGTGATTTGGACGTATTGATTATCCTAAAGGATGGAAGGAATTTGACTCACTGGTACGATGTCAAAAATAAGGATGATGTAATCTATGTAAGCGAGAATCTGTCTTCATATAGTGATTTGTCCAGAAAATATTCATCTTTTAAATCCCTTAAGGCGATTGTAACGGCTGATGTCACATCCAAAGTAACTGATATGGAAGCGATGTTTCATTCATGCGAATCCCTAAAGGCAATTCATGGCCTGGATAAATGGGATGTTTCCGGAGTAAAATCTATGCGTGCCATGTTTTTAGGCTGCAAAAGTCTGGAGGATTTCTCAGGCCTTATGAATTGGGTTGTTGCTTGCGTTAATAACATGGAAATAATGTTTAATAGCTGCAGAAGCCTGTCTGACATATCTTTTTTAAGAAACTGGGATGTTTCCAATGTATCTGATATGAATCACATGTTTTTTGCCTGCTGGAGCTTAAGGGACTTGTCCGCTTTGAAAGGTTGGAATGTTTCAGGTGTTAAAAGCAGCAGGTGGATGTTTTGCGGCTGCAGAAGCTTGGTTGATTTAAACGGACTGGAAAAATGGACTTTTGCCACTAGCAATAATGATTATGGAATGTTTGTAGGTTGCAGGTCTTTAAAAGACGCTTCTGCTATAGATGACTGGAATGTTGGTTATTTATCAAGACGGAATTTCTTTGATGATTGTCCTAATCTAAAGAAAGTCCCCAAATGGTTTAGTAGGTGA
- a CDS encoding BspA family leucine-rich repeat surface protein yields MTFLDFLKNKKAQNKENNKLRKTQNSDFEREYFPNTKKHLEEFEKLNKTTKSIFDLGSYDVLIILEDGTNLTSWDDVKNKGKIVYVSEDLSKETSLYEKYKDLGSLRLIIAQNVSNKIKSTYSMFLGCKRLVDVIGCETWDTSNLNSLENMFGECSALVACEGLKNLDVSNVRDMTGLFNECDSLSNVDALKDWDVSNVTNMWSMFADCKSLRDISALKDWDVSKVTNMCSMFTGCRALKDLTGLESWDVSNVGDFGSLFWGCPSLGDVSALRNWDTSGASGFGRMFWKCENLEDISPLEGWNVSNVEDMVYMFVNCKSIKDLNALSNWNVSKVKIMRSMFEDCSALETLDGLENWNLESITTVERMFDGCTSLRDVSALKSWNIPNSITSGGIFNDCPDVKENPLKKEIKDKNKPLNYIDLKFKFLDIYGAGWCLVKLGDIYSRASYITDVPYDCLTSIINAIKNDEDFHVDFNGEGWEFEVRADNEQCYFNFYGGEKHSFDTMNKYDLAIVIYRNIIDDLSSWQSWSNEDLEPSLKELEQLIDEWLN; encoded by the coding sequence ATGACTTTTTTGGATTTTTTAAAAAATAAAAAAGCACAAAACAAAGAAAATAACAAATTGCGAAAAACACAAAATTCCGATTTTGAAAGGGAGTATTTTCCAAACACTAAAAAACATTTGGAAGAATTTGAAAAATTAAATAAAACTACAAAAAGCATTTTTGATTTAGGTTCCTATGATGTATTGATTATCCTTGAAGATGGAACAAACCTGACCAGCTGGGATGATGTAAAAAATAAGGGAAAAATTGTTTATGTAAGTGAAGATTTATCCAAAGAAACCTCATTATATGAGAAATATAAGGATTTGGGTAGTTTACGTTTAATTATAGCACAAAATGTATCTAATAAGATAAAATCCACTTATTCGATGTTTTTGGGATGTAAGAGATTGGTTGATGTAATCGGATGCGAAACATGGGACACTTCTAATTTAAATAGTTTGGAGAACATGTTCGGTGAGTGCTCAGCATTAGTTGCCTGTGAGGGTTTAAAAAATCTAGACGTCTCCAATGTCAGGGACATGACAGGATTGTTTAATGAGTGTGATTCCCTTTCAAATGTGGATGCATTAAAGGATTGGGATGTATCGAATGTTACCAACATGTGGAGCATGTTTGCAGACTGTAAATCTTTAAGGGATATTTCCGCTTTGAAGGATTGGGATGTTTCGAAAGTTACCAATATGTGCAGCATGTTTACGGGATGTAGAGCACTTAAAGATTTAACTGGCCTAGAATCATGGGATGTTTCTAATGTAGGCGACTTTGGTAGTCTATTTTGGGGATGTCCTTCATTAGGTGATGTTTCGGCTTTGAGAAATTGGGATACTTCCGGTGCTTCAGGATTTGGCAGAATGTTTTGGAAATGTGAGAATCTGGAGGATATTTCTCCATTGGAGGGTTGGAATGTCTCAAATGTTGAAGACATGGTTTACATGTTCGTAAATTGTAAGTCAATAAAAGATTTAAATGCATTAAGTAATTGGAATGTTTCAAAAGTCAAAATAATGAGAAGCATGTTTGAGGACTGTTCTGCTTTGGAAACTCTTGACGGATTGGAAAACTGGAATTTGGAAAGCATCACCACAGTAGAGCGCATGTTCGATGGATGCACTTCATTAAGGGACGTATCTGCTTTAAAATCATGGAACATTCCAAACAGCATAACCTCCGGAGGCATTTTTAATGACTGTCCCGATGTCAAGGAAAATCCTCTTAAAAAGGAAATAAAAGATAAAAACAAGCCATTAAATTATATTGATTTGAAATTCAAGTTTCTGGATATCTATGGTGCGGGATGGTGTCTGGTTAAACTGGGAGATATTTACAGCAGGGCATCATACATTACTGATGTTCCCTATGACTGTCTGACATCAATCATTAATGCAATAAAAAACGATGAAGACTTCCATGTTGACTTTAATGGTGAAGGATGGGAATTTGAAGTGCGTGCAGATAATGAGCAGTGCTATTTTAATTTTTATGGTGGAGAAAAACACTCTTTTGACACGATGAACAAGTATGATCTTGCAATTGTAATCTATAGGAATATTATTGATGATTTATCATCCTGGCAGAGCTGGTCTAATGAGGATTTGGAGCCATCGCTTAAGGAGTTGGAACAGTTAATTGATGAATGGCTAAATTAG
- a CDS encoding DUF4062 domain-containing protein, protein MEWKKATIFISSTFNDMHAERDYLIKEVFPELTEWCEERKIRLSDVDLRWGVKEEDSENNATVGTCLRHIDKSRPFFLCFLGQRRGWVPDFEKDINKETKDQYPTIKELDPDRSVTEMEIEHSLLSPLYRVLNEEDKLCPPTRHSLFFFRNPSYVDNLSPAQRLIYTNDNEKNIEHADEKLAEIKQRIRDKQSNESKENESRNDEEKIYVDVTDYEGTWDSDLELPELSHYENNEGRGRLTDFKCGDKSLKEVLLEQLKKQLEAEFPENMPVEDQTPLQKDLDQQEIFCYLNSEGFIPRPNYTGYLEDYVENSHENKICLVSAEAGYGKTMLLAKFATDFEEKDNGIKLYKRFCGASDLSSQTYSLWKSIIDEAGISEDEEFYPNNLDELKRKIPEILNTIASKGKSLIIIDAVNQMPNGMDMLKWLGHLPENLKIIISIKEDKNDEKYNDNLDKIKARNNICHFEIKELDDDGKRDLIKEYLKNYLKALDDAEIDTICDFPASKNPLFLKILLAELRVFGSFDQLKDKITMFGDSPKSAFDHVLERLEEDEQKGENIVPLIFSLLANARVGLSEDEIVSIIETQTDIGKKEIQDVVRLNLRQVRPFMARKEGRHDFFYESFKLAAQERYADKKIDRNASLASYFMAKADPGEDYSFDVEGENENEKLRPLNELPYHLDESKNTDELSKVLSSFAFIKNKMNLSDVYNLISDYQFDDEHKFITSQEDHPIVLIGRALELSAPVLDNNKDQLSAQLWGRMCDIDDDIIKGLLAELDSKTDDDWLKSNNAALYSPKSSIIKRIKPEGKESSSFISISEDKKLMLANEDGVLNIFDVNLNDLDTFREDDPRIIKIILNDDGYTMLVAYSNGEIKELDYNNKIITKEYPKIDAEITDIYLSKTYNKIYASSHNGVFSIDLDTNELKKEDIEAKNYNQILVPRRNEAILVCDEREVDGWDVYEMRKAYNKQHQQNEEEESGTKLDSSEEIRFMGLNKRFLTLISENGQMKFWNTLKNSGGGESIAEEHVCSPNDKFTQAITLEDENEIITISDMGVMRVWDIPQPRSPTFDRLIDIQTGIKSPTAIDYYTDGTDRWVIVGNENNDINVIDLNKKVEANEETKHSESVLSVKIDDNRMITASDNGEIFTWDFDNEEFKNKYTNDFRCNSISFNREDSKLVLAGVKAEKDGRKTYKIATCTVSDGMWGANDAESIELESEETTNSKEIIDIAQNNSGIVFIEEDKLSLGGSETKFDKTATTLATKFDSDDAYVGFEDGSIVRYPSGETFSEISSQVTKIKVSEGKVIAGYENGSIEILDLDLGSHEHLDAHDKAVTNFYVDDTQLISLGKDNTIKFWDIGSKECKYTYYLDIFATSISLKDGKLVVGDTLGNVRFFNFENY, encoded by the coding sequence ATGGAATGGAAAAAAGCAACAATATTCATAAGCAGTACATTTAATGATATGCATGCCGAAAGGGATTATCTCATTAAAGAGGTATTTCCTGAATTGACTGAATGGTGTGAAGAGCGTAAAATACGTTTATCTGACGTCGATTTAAGATGGGGTGTAAAAGAAGAGGATTCTGAGAACAACGCAACTGTAGGTACCTGTCTTCGTCACATCGATAAGAGCCGCCCATTCTTTTTATGTTTTTTAGGTCAGCGTAGAGGTTGGGTTCCTGATTTTGAAAAGGATATTAATAAAGAAACTAAAGACCAATATCCAACAATAAAAGAGCTTGATCCGGACAGGTCAGTAACGGAAATGGAAATTGAACATTCATTGCTTTCTCCACTTTATAGAGTACTGAATGAAGAGGATAAGCTTTGTCCTCCAACCAGACATTCATTGTTCTTCTTTAGAAATCCAAGTTATGTGGATAATCTCTCTCCTGCTCAAAGATTGATTTATACCAATGACAATGAAAAGAATATTGAACATGCAGATGAAAAATTAGCTGAAATCAAACAAAGAATTCGTGATAAGCAATCCAATGAATCTAAAGAAAATGAAAGTCGTAACGATGAAGAAAAAATTTATGTTGATGTAACCGACTATGAAGGTACTTGGGATAGTGATTTGGAGCTTCCTGAATTATCCCACTATGAAAATAATGAGGGCAGAGGCAGATTGACTGATTTCAAATGCGGTGACAAATCACTTAAGGAAGTCTTGCTGGAACAGCTAAAAAAACAGTTGGAAGCTGAGTTTCCAGAAAATATGCCTGTTGAAGATCAGACTCCACTTCAAAAGGATTTAGATCAACAGGAAATATTTTGTTACTTGAACAGTGAAGGATTTATCCCACGTCCCAATTACACCGGCTACCTGGAGGATTATGTTGAAAATTCGCATGAAAATAAAATATGTCTTGTAAGTGCCGAGGCTGGTTACGGTAAGACAATGCTTCTTGCAAAATTCGCAACGGACTTTGAAGAAAAGGACAATGGCATAAAACTGTATAAAAGATTTTGTGGAGCTTCCGATTTAAGTTCACAAACATATTCACTTTGGAAATCAATAATCGATGAAGCAGGAATTAGTGAAGATGAAGAATTTTATCCAAACAATCTTGATGAATTGAAAAGAAAAATTCCTGAGATTTTAAATACAATAGCAAGCAAAGGCAAATCCCTAATCATAATTGATGCTGTAAATCAGATGCCGAATGGAATGGACATGCTCAAATGGTTAGGTCACCTTCCGGAAAATTTAAAAATCATCATTTCCATTAAGGAAGATAAAAATGATGAAAAATATAATGATAATTTAGACAAAATTAAAGCAAGAAATAACATTTGCCATTTCGAGATAAAGGAATTGGATGATGATGGAAAACGTGATTTGATTAAGGAATATCTTAAAAACTACTTGAAAGCATTGGATGATGCTGAAATCGATACAATATGTGATTTTCCTGCATCCAAAAACCCTCTGTTTTTAAAGATTCTGCTTGCGGAACTAAGGGTATTTGGTTCATTCGACCAATTGAAGGATAAAATCACAATGTTTGGTGACTCACCGAAATCCGCATTCGACCACGTTCTGGAAAGATTGGAAGAAGACGAACAAAAAGGAGAGAATATTGTCCCGTTAATATTTTCACTTTTGGCAAATGCACGTGTAGGTTTGTCTGAAGACGAAATAGTATCCATCATTGAAACTCAAACTGATATTGGTAAAAAAGAGATTCAAGATGTGGTAAGATTAAATCTAAGGCAGGTACGCCCGTTCATGGCAAGAAAAGAAGGTCGTCACGACTTTTTCTACGAAAGTTTCAAATTGGCAGCTCAGGAAAGATATGCTGATAAGAAAATTGACAGAAATGCATCATTGGCAAGTTACTTTATGGCCAAGGCAGATCCTGGTGAGGATTATTCATTCGATGTTGAAGGTGAAAATGAAAATGAAAAATTAAGGCCTTTGAATGAACTTCCATATCATTTAGATGAATCTAAAAATACTGATGAGTTATCTAAGGTTTTAAGTTCATTTGCATTTATAAAAAATAAAATGAATTTATCTGATGTATATAATTTAATCTCAGATTATCAGTTTGATGATGAACATAAATTCATTACCTCTCAGGAAGACCATCCGATAGTATTGATTGGAAGGGCGCTTGAATTGTCCGCTCCGGTTTTGGATAACAACAAGGACCAGCTATCTGCCCAATTATGGGGTAGAATGTGCGATATTGATGATGATATCATCAAAGGTTTGCTAGCTGAATTGGACTCAAAAACAGATGATGATTGGCTTAAATCCAATAATGCTGCATTATATTCTCCTAAAAGTTCAATCATTAAAAGAATTAAACCTGAAGGTAAGGAATCTTCTAGTTTCATTTCAATTTCCGAAGATAAAAAGCTTATGTTGGCCAATGAAGATGGAGTATTGAACATTTTTGATGTAAATCTAAATGATTTGGATACCTTCAGGGAAGATGATCCGAGAATCATTAAAATCATCTTGAATGATGACGGATACACAATGCTTGTGGCCTATTCAAACGGTGAAATTAAGGAATTGGATTATAACAATAAGATCATTACTAAGGAATATCCTAAAATCGATGCGGAAATCACTGACATCTACCTGTCAAAGACCTACAACAAGATTTATGCATCTTCACACAATGGGGTATTTTCAATTGATTTGGATACTAACGAGCTGAAAAAGGAAGATATTGAAGCTAAAAACTACAATCAAATTCTGGTTCCAAGAAGAAACGAAGCCATTCTTGTATGTGATGAAAGGGAAGTTGATGGATGGGACGTATATGAAATGAGAAAGGCATATAACAAACAGCATCAGCAAAATGAGGAGGAAGAGTCAGGTACAAAATTGGATTCATCAGAAGAAATAAGATTCATGGGACTGAACAAGAGATTTTTAACCTTGATTTCAGAAAACGGACAAATGAAATTCTGGAACACTCTTAAAAACTCAGGCGGTGGAGAAAGTATTGCTGAAGAGCATGTTTGTAGCCCGAACGATAAATTCACTCAGGCAATTACATTGGAAGATGAAAATGAAATTATAACCATCTCAGATATGGGCGTAATGAGGGTGTGGGACATTCCACAGCCAAGAAGCCCTACATTTGATAGGTTAATCGATATTCAAACAGGTATTAAATCACCTACAGCCATTGATTATTACACTGATGGAACCGACAGGTGGGTTATTGTTGGAAATGAAAACAATGACATTAACGTTATAGATTTAAATAAAAAAGTAGAGGCAAATGAGGAAACTAAACACAGTGAATCCGTATTGTCTGTCAAAATCGATGACAACCGTATGATTACCGCATCAGATAACGGTGAAATCTTCACATGGGATTTCGATAATGAAGAATTTAAAAACAAGTATACAAACGATTTCAGATGCAATTCAATTTCATTTAATCGTGAAGATTCCAAATTGGTCTTGGCTGGTGTTAAGGCCGAAAAAGACGGCAGAAAAACTTATAAGATAGCCACCTGCACTGTCAGTGATGGCATGTGGGGGGCTAATGATGCGGAGTCTATCGAATTGGAGAGTGAAGAAACCACCAATTCCAAAGAAATCATTGACATTGCACAAAATAATTCAGGAATTGTATTCATCGAAGAAGATAAGTTATCTCTGGGAGGCAGCGAAACCAAATTTGATAAGACTGCAACAACATTGGCCACCAAATTTGATTCCGATGATGCATATGTTGGATTTGAGGATGGAAGCATTGTAAGATATCCGAGCGGTGAAACTTTCAGTGAAATTTCCTCTCAGGTTACCAAGATTAAAGTCTCAGAGGGTAAGGTAATTGCAGGTTATGAAAACGGATCCATTGAAATTCTGGATTTGGATTTGGGCAGTCATGAACATCTAGATGCTCATGATAAGGCTGTAACCAACTTTTATGTTGATGATACTCAATTAATCAGTTTAGGTAAAGACAATACTATAAAATTCTGGGATATTGGCAGTAAAGAATGCAAATATACTTATTATCTGGATATTTTCGCCACTTCAATTAGCCTTAAGGATGGCAAACTGGTTGTCGGAGATACTTTAGGTAATGTAAGGTTCTTTAACTTTGAAAATTATTAA
- a CDS encoding ATP-binding protein translates to MIFIGIQASGKSTFYRRYFSDYVHVNLDTLKRRSREKTLLDKCIENGDSFVVDNTNPTIADRQRYFDILKDEDYEIHGYYFKSSIGECLSRNSKREGKARIPDVGVRATYAKLEFPSYDEGFDKLYYVAIDGDGYNVCEWGSHAI, encoded by the coding sequence GTGATATTTATAGGGATTCAGGCAAGCGGAAAATCAACTTTTTACCGCAGATATTTCTCCGATTATGTCCATGTTAACCTGGACACGTTAAAGAGGAGAAGCAGGGAAAAAACGCTATTGGATAAATGCATTGAAAACGGAGATTCCTTTGTCGTTGACAATACAAATCCCACAATAGCCGACAGGCAGAGATACTTTGACATTCTAAAGGATGAGGATTACGAAATTCACGGTTATTATTTCAAATCCTCAATTGGAGAATGCCTTTCAAGAAATTCCAAACGTGAAGGCAAGGCCAGAATCCCCGATGTTGGTGTCAGGGCAACTTATGCAAAACTGGAGTTTCCAAGCTATGATGAAGGATTTGACAAGCTCTATTATGTGGCCATTGACGGTGACGGCTATAATGTATGCGAATGGGGTAGCCATGCCATATAA